The Camelina sativa cultivar DH55 chromosome 14, Cs, whole genome shotgun sequence genome includes a window with the following:
- the LOC104742160 gene encoding uncharacterized protein LOC104742160, with translation MSLEIDNDHEKPAVTITRLIEQLHAKKSSTQEKELSTARILGLAKGKKECRKIISQNVNAMPAFISLLRNGTLLAKLNSASVLTVLCKDKNVRSKVLIGGCIPPLLSLLKSDSVDARRAAAEAICEVSLCGMEDDNVGNKIFVTEGVVPTLWDLLKAKKKQDTIVEGFLVEALRNLCGDKDGFWAITLEDGGVDIILGLLQSSNPVSQSNAASLLARLIRIFTSSISKIVESGSVQVLVQLLGEENSVVVRSNVANALEAITSKSEEAKNVVRDLDGIHLLIGAVVISSKESVDEDNECILQSHGIKALANLCGGMSGLIVYLGGLSLSPRLTEPIADILGALAYALRKFQLSCGDDFDPTLTEGILVKLLKPRDTQLIQERILEAMASLYGNTHLSELLNNVEAKRVLVNLTILSTAGPRERMITCLSNLCKYGNVWDAIGNREGIQILIPYLGLSSEQHQELSVEFLAILTDEVEESRWAVTSAGGIPPLLQILETSVSHKAKDDAVRVIWNLCCHSEEIRLCLEEAGAVPALLGLLKNGGPKSQEWSANTLVKLIKTADPIVIEQVQALFLGDVPKSKAHLVRVLGHVLASATLEEFVTKGSAANNGLRSLVQRLASSNDKMKENATSVLADLFNSRKDLCGGLGFDENDNPCTKLLSGNTHAVATQLAHALGSLSNPTKKKSTGQKKLSGPEVEVIKPLIKSAKTNPIESTENPMSTLANLLSDPNVAAEALNDDVVSALTRVLREGTLQGKRNASHALHQLLKHFQVSDVFKGNDQCRFAVSELIDLLNTTDTNNSSFIDVLEVLSLLAKAQYGANLSHNPFSTFTEVPSCLDSLVRGVAEGHPLVQDKAIEILSRFCKTQFLLLGQLLVIQSKSVSSLANRIVNSSIPEIKFGGAMLLICAAKNDKKLWAETIGRSGYLKNLVKTLVDMSKENSESSSYGIEIQKPRSCITSHLCLTMDGSKMVDPVTILGSTVSMWLLSIICSSHPKNRLVVMETNGLDIIVEKLQKFKSNNTEDNFSDSEEKWIAMSFLAVMSQEPNVVSSPITENLLPTLAPFMQSDQMIDGYFTAQVLAALVHQKNDKIISEIMDSDIIQTTINLVGCEESDTRTFCALAEELSLVQNPFEATLEALFEDERVRRGSFMKESIFLLVNLLKPNAEKVGATPVVVRLLSRIAECGDSSKLLITEAGALDALVRYLSLSPQDSTEIIVYQLLESLFRNPEVTRHKTAINSMKQLIGILHHDSRSTRYNAARVLCELFSHEHVRDSELAWKTLSPLLKMLNTKLEREKVAALTALVKLTMGTSPSPYILTSLEGNPLENIYKILCSDSSSLDSKTSAARVCRFLFTSEVLRTNSSAVGCMAPLISLIRSGTSTAIEAGMFALDILLDSKISSDVAEEHDCVNLLYGFVASENYLISEAAISCLVKMAKDNTPRKMDLIKMGIIKKCLGQLSRSPPSSLCSVIAELFRVLTNVGVVARSQDAIKMVQPLLLILIRQDLDFQGQLSGLQAIANILEKPMILESLNIASSAVITPMIPLLESESLTVKNATAELLTSLLKMPRFQEEIMTKDLVAPLVKLAGIKVRTLQEIALMGLEKSSVTWTKDVADAKGIHELSKVIIDEDPQLPVYLWESAAFILCNILRFNPEHYYFTVTIPVLTKMLFSTAESIVILAIDVLIIRENQDSLSVLEMAEAGALDALLDLLRSHQCEELSGRLLELILRSPKVRETKICQFVITPLSEYILDLNTTTESAKLLVAMALGDISQHEGLAKATDTPLACRALISLIAEEPSNETQMVVITALGNFAMHSRTSRKAIAEAGGVCLVQEMLRTCNPQVSTQAALMIKSLFSNHTLQEYVSGEIIKSLTTAMERELWTTAMVNVEIVRTLNAILTTFPKLRSSEAATACIPHLIGALKSGEQEARATAMDTIYTMRQSWTTMPTEIAKSQAVLAAEAIPVLQLMMKSKSPAPSSFHERGNSLLNFLPGSLTVAIKRGDNLKRSNAFCRLVIDNCPSKKTKVVQRSSSPVWKESFTWDFAVPPRGQFLEIVCKSNNIFRNKNMGRVTIPIDKVLTEGSYSGSFKLSDESNKNDSSNRSLEIDIVWSNQTF, from the exons ATGAGTCTGGAGATAGATAATGATCATGAGAAACCAGCTGTCACAATCACACGTCTCATCGAACAGCTTCATGCCAAGAAATCATCAACACAAGAAAAAGAGCTCAGCACCGCTCGGATTCTCGGTCTAGCCAAAGGTAAAAAAGAATGTAGAAAGATCATTAGCCAGAACGTGAATGCCATGCCTGCCTTCATATCACTTCTCAGGAATGGAACCCTCTTGGCAAAACTCAATTCCGCTTCGGTCCTAACCGTTCTATGCAAAGACAAAAATGTACGTTCTAAGGTATTGATAGGCGGATGCATCCCGCCGCTGCTGTCACTTTTGAAATCTGACTCTGTGGATGCAAGAAGAGCTGCGGCCGAGGCTATATGTGAAGTTTCCTTGTGTGGAATGGAAGATGATAATGTAGGTAATAAGATTTTTGTCACGGAAGGTGTAGTACCAACTTTGTGGGATTTATTAaaggcaaagaaaaaacaagacacGATAGTTGAAGGGTTTTTGGTTGAAGCTTTGAGAAATCTTTGTGGCGATAAAGATGGTTTTTGGGCAATAACACTTGAAGATGGTGGAGTCGATATCATCCTTGGCCTTCTTCAGTCTAGTAACCCGGTATCTCAATCAAATGCAGCTTCTCTCTTAGCTCGTCTTATTAGGATTTTCACTAGTAGCATCTCAAAAATAGTAGAGTCAGGTTCTGTGCAAGTTCTGGTTCAACTTCTAGGTGAGGAAAACAGTGTTGTCGTACGTTCCAATGTAGCCAATGCTCTAGAAGCCATTACATCAAAgtcagaagaagcaaaaaatgtGGTAAGAGATTTGGATGGGATACACCTTCTGATTGGTGCAGTTGTAATTTCATCTAAAGAGTCAGTGGATGAAGACAATGAATGCATCTTACAAAGTCATGGGATAAAAGCTTTAGCAAACTTATGCGGAGGAATGTCTGGTTTGATAGTGTATCTTGGAGGGCTATCTTTGTCTCCGCGTCTCACTGAGCCCATCGCTGATATTCTTGGAGCTCTTGCTTATGCTCTGAGGAAGTTTCAGCTAAGTTGTGGTGATGATTTTGATCCAACACTAACAGAAGGAATACTAGTGAAACTACTAAAGCCGCGAGATACTCAGTTGATCCAAGAACGTATCTTGGAGGCTATGGCAAGTCTATATGGTAACACTCATCTATCAGAATTACTCAACAATGTGGAGGCTAAGAGGGTTTTAGTCAATCTTACAATCTTGTCCACAGCCGGTCCACGTGAACGGATGATAACTTGTTTGTCAAATTTGTGCAAATATGGGAATGTTTGGGATGCTATAGGAAATAGAGAAGGGATACAAATCCTCATACCATATCTTGGATTGTCAAGCGAACAACATCAAGAACTGTCAGTTGAATTCTTAGCGATCTTGACTGACGAGGTCGAAGAAAGTAGATGGGCTGTTACTTCTGCAGGTGGGATTCCTCCATTATTGCAGATACTAGAGACTAGTGTATCTCACAAGGCAAAGGATGATGCAGTTCGTGTCATTTGGAACCTATGTTGTCACAGTGAAGAGATCCGTCTCTGTCTTGAGGAAGCAGGAGCTGTTCCTGCACTTTTGGGGCTTTTAAAGAACGGTGGACCAAAATCCCAAGAGTGGTCAGCAAATACCCTGGTGAAACTGATTAAAACAGCTGATCCAATCGTTATCGAGCAAGTACAAGCTTTGTTTCTTGGAGATGTTCCTAAATCAAAGGCTCATTTGGTAAGAGTCCTAGGTCATGTTCTTGCATCGGCTACTTTGGAGGAATTCGTCACCAAGGGTTCTGCAGCGAATAATGGATTGAGGTCACTTGTCCAGAGACTTGCCTCATCAAACGACAAGATGAAAGAGAATGCAACTTCTGTACTGGCTGATTTATTCAATTCAAGAAAAGACCTTTGTGGTGGTCTTGGATTTGATGAGAATGACAATCCCTGCACCAAACTTTTAAGTGGAAACACTCATGCTGTTGCAACACAGTTAGCGCATGCCTTAGGCTCTCTATCTAatccaacaaagaaaaagagtactGGCCAAAAGAAGTTATCTGGTCCAGAAGTCGAAGTGATCAAACCATTGATAAAGTCAGCAAAAACAAACCCTATCGAGTCAACAGAGAATCCCATGTCCACTCTTGCCAACCTTCTTTCAGACCCAAATGTTGCAGCTGAAGCATtaaatgatgatgttgtttCTGCTTTGACGAGAGTGCTGAGAGAGGGAACACTACAAGGTAAAAGGAATGCTTCGCATGCTCTTCATCAATTACTAAAGCATTTTCAGGTCAGTGATGTGTTCAAAGGAAATGATCAGTGTCGGTTTGCTGTTTCCGAACTCATTGATCTCTTAAACACAACTGATACGAACAATAGTTCTTTTATCGATGTTCTAGAAGTACTATCTTTACTAGCCAAAGCTCAATATGGTGCTAACTTGTCCCATAACCCCTTTTCTACATTCACTGAAGTTCCTTCGTGTTTAGACTCTCTTGTTCGCGGTGTGGCTGAAGGTCATCCGTTGGTCCAAGATAAAGCAATAGAGATTTTGTCTCGCTTCTGCAAGACACAGTTTTTATTGTTAGGTCAACTTTTGGTGATACAGTCAAAATCAGTTTCTTCACTGGCCAATAGAATAGTCAACTCATCCATTCCTGAAATAAAATTTGGAGGGGCTATGTTGCTTATTTGTGCAGCAAAGAACGACAAGAAATTATGGGCGGAAACAATTGGACGATCAGggtatttaaaaaatttagtaaaaacTCTTGTTGATATGTCAAAGGAGAACTCTGAATCATCTTCATATGgaattgaaattcaaaaacCAAGATCTTGCATTACAAGCCATTTGTGCTTAACCATGGATGGCTCTAAAATGGTTGATCCAGTTACTATCTTGGGAAGCACCGTCTCCATGTGGTTACTTTCTATTATTTGCTCTTCTCATCCCAAGAACAGACTTGTTGTCATGGAAACCAATGGACTTGACATTATTGTAGAAAAGCTTCAAAAATTTAAGTCCAACAATACAGAG GACAATTTCTCCGATTCCGAAGAAAAATGGATTGCTATGTCATTCTTAGCTGTTATGTCTCAAGAACCAAACGTTGTCTCATCTCCTATAACAGAAAATCTTTTGCCAACACTAGCACCTTTCATGCAATCTGATCAGATGATTGATGGATATTTTACTGCACAAGTATTGGCAGCACTAGTTCATCAAAAGAATGACAAGATAATTTCAGAAATCATGGATTCAGATATAATACAAACTACAATAAACTTGGTAGGGTGTGAAGAATCAGACACAAGGACTTTTTGTGCTTTAGCAGAAGAGTTATCTCTGGTACAAAATCCTTTTGAAGCCACTTTAGAGGCACTCTTTGAAGATGAAAGAGTAAGACGTGGTTCATTTATGAAAGAAAGTATTTTTTTGCTGGTGAATCTCTTGAAGCCAAATGCAGAAAAAGTTGGAGCTACTCCAGTGGTTGTTCGGCTTCTAAGTCGTATTGCAGAGTGTGGCGATTCAAGTAAATTACTTATCACTGAAGCTGGAGCTCTGGATGCTTTAGTGAGGTATCTTTCTTTGAGTCCTCAAGATTCGACGGAGATCATTGTTTATCAACTATTAGAATCACTCTTCCGCAACCCAGAAGTTACACGGCACAAAACAGCTATAAATTCCATGAAGCAGCTTATTGGAATTCTTCATCATGATTCTAGAAGTACCCGTTACAATGCTGCAAGGGTGCTTTGTGAACTTTTTAGCCATGAACACGTCAGAGATTCTGAACTAGCATGGAAAACACTTTCCCCTCTTCTAAAAATGTTGAATACTAAATTGGAGCGTGAGAAAGTGGCTGCTCTTACAGCTTTGGTGAAACTAACTATGGGAACTAGTCCAAGCCCATATATTCTTACTAGTCTTGAAGGAAACCCATTGGAGAACATCTACAAAATTTTATGTTCAGATAGTTCATCGCTTGATTCAAAGACAAGTGCTGCGAGGGTATGTCGCTTTCTATTTACCAGTGAAGTTTTGAGAACAAACTCATCCGCCGTAGGTTGCATGGCACCTCTTATATCACTAATCCGATCAGGAACAAGCACAGCTATAGAAGCTGGAATGTTTGCACTTGACATACTCTTGGATAGCAAAATATCGTCAGATGTCGCAGAAGAACATGATTGTGTGAACCTGTTATACGGCTTTGTGGCTTCTGAAAACTATCTGATCAGTGAGGCTGCAATTTCTTGTCTTGTGAAAATGGCTAAAGACAACACTCCGCGTAAAATGGATCTTATTAAAATGGGTATAATCAAGAAATGCCTTGGTCAACTCTCTAGatctcctccatcttctttGTGTTCAGTAATCGCAGAGCTTTTCAGAGTTTTGACGAATGTTGGTGTTGTAGCTAGAAGCCAAGATGCAATAAAAATGGTACAGCCGCTCCTCTTGATTTTGATTAGACAGGACTTGGATTTTCAAGGCCAGCTCAGTGGTTTACAAGCTATTGCAAACATCTTGGAAAAGCCAATGATTCTTGAATCATTAAATATTGCATCGTCTGCTGTCATTACGCCTATGATACCATTGCTTGAATCTGAATCTTTAACGGTCAAAAATGCAACCGCAGAACTACTGACCTCACTACTCAAAATGCCACGTTTCCAAGAAGAGATAATGACTAAGGATCTCGTTGCTCCTCTTGTGAAATTAGCAGGGATCAAAGTAAGAACCTTGCAAGAGATAGCGTTGATGGGTTTAGAGAAATCTTCAGTTACATGGACAAAAGACGTAGCTGATGCCAAAGGAATTCACGAGCTTTCCAAGGTTATTATCGATGAAGATCCTCAACTTCCTGTATATCTTTGGGAATCAGCAGCTTTCATTCTCTGCAACATCCTCAGATTCAATCCAGAACACTACTACTTTACAGTGACTATACCAGTTCTGACAAAAATGTTGTTCTCAACAGCTGAGAGCATAGTGATCTTAGCCATAGACGTATTGATCATCCGTGAGAACCAAGACTCGTTAAGCGTCTTGGAAATGGCTGAAGCTGGTGCACTAGACGCATTACTAGATCTACTAAGATCACACCAATGCGAAGAACTCTCTGGAAGATTACTCGAATTAATACTACGCAGCCCAAAGGTTAGAGAGACAAAGATATGCCAGTTTGTAATAACTCCCTTGTCAGAGTACATACTAGACTTAAACACAACAACAGAATCCGCAAAGCTTCTTGTAGCCATGGCTTTAGGTGACATATCTCAACACGAAGGACTAGCTAAAGCCACTGATACTCCTCTGGCTTGTCGCGCATTAATCAGTTTGATAGCGGAGGAACCGAGCAACGAGACGCAAATGGTTGTGATTACTGCATTAGGAAACTTTGCAATGCATAGTAGAACAAGCCGTAAAGCTATAGCCGAAGCTGGTGGAGTGTGTTTGGTTCAAGAGATGCTTAGAACTTGTAACCCACAAGTTTCTACACAAGCAGCTCTAATGAtcaaatctctcttctcaaaCCATACACTTCAAGAATACGTCTCCGGTGAAATCATCAAATCTTTAACAA CTGCGATGGAGAGAGAGTTATGGACGACGGCGATGGTAAACGTGGAAATAGTAAGAACACTAAACGCGATTCTCACGACGTTTCCCAAACTCCGTTCGTCGGAAGCAGCCACCGCTTGCATCCCTCACTTAATCGGAGCTCTAAAATCCGGCGAGCAAGAAGCGAGAGCTACAGCGATGGATACTATATACACGATGCGACAGTCGTGGACAACAATGCCGACGGAGATAGCGAAATCTCAGGCGGTTTTAGCGGCGGAGGCGATACCGGTTTTGCAATTGATGATGAAATCGAAATCTCCGGCTCCGTCGAGCTTTCACGAGAGAGGTAACAGTCTCTTGAATTTTTTGCCGGGAAGTCTCACGGTGGCGATCAAACGCGGCGATAACCTGAAACGTTCCAATGCGTTTTGCAGATTAGTCATCGATAATTGTCCCAGCAAGAAAACCAAG GTTGTGCAACGAAGCAGCTCACCGGTTTGGAAAGAATCTTTCACATGGGACTTTGCTGTACCTCCAAGAGGACAGTTTCTTGAAATCGTATGCAAATCTAACAACATCTTTCGAAAC AAAAATATGGGAAGAGTGACGATCCCAATCGATAAAGTATTGACAGAAGGGAGTTACAG